Within Malus domestica chromosome 04, GDT2T_hap1, the genomic segment TCAATTCCatctttaaaaaacaaaagaagaactAGTAACAAAGTATTATGAAATTAATAGATGATAgtttattctaaattaatttaaagatAAGCGAAAAATATTCGAACTTACATGCATAAAAGAAAGCATGTACACTATTTTATTCAATTTGGCTAAACACAAGCTGCTATAAATTGATGACGTTTAGTATCGTTTTTCTGATTTCATAATTAAATAATCCATATTCCATAATGTTTGTCATCATTTGCAATTTTTCACGAGTGGATCATTCTGTTGATTTTAATGGTATTATTTATGCTTCCAAATCAGCAAGATTTGACATTAAAATATCATTTTTAATCCATTCATTACGTGACATGTTTATATATGTCTGAACTGTATGTGTCTTTGTTAAATGCATATACACACGGATAAAGTATCTTCTAACCAAGATCACTTGATGTGCAGCTAGCATGCTAAGTTAAGTTCCCTCTCCTGCAATAATTAGTCCAACTTTATTTCACGTGTAGTGTGCTGTGGATTTAGAGTAACTTTTTTGATGTATTCGGAATATCGTTACGTGGTGTTATTTTAGATAAATTATAACACATGTATGTTTTGTTAGTTAATATATTCTAAAAGTAAGCTATATTAATTCTATTTTTCACCACTATTATAACACGTGAAATAATAATATTACGTGACTATATTCTCAACACACAAAAATTTCTTGTGGATTTGGTTCATCATGAAGCCCTTTAAAAGCTCAGTTTCCCCAACCTTAAATAACTCACGAGTTGCATTTAAAAGCCAAAGTACTAACTACCAAGAGAcacagagtgagagagagagagagagagagagagagagagagagagagagagagagagagagagagagagagagagagctggcaCAGAGCAAATGGCTCTGGAAGCCGTCGTTTTCCCTCAAGATCCATTTAGTTGCACTAACAAAGACCTCTACAACTTGTTAGGAGGAAATTTGAGCTATGTCGATGATCAGCAGCAAGcctctcttgattttctcggCTACCAAACAGACCAGAATTACCCTAACTATGATACTTATTCCTCACCGCCTTCAATGGTATCGCACTTCAACGAATTGCACCTCTCCAATCCAAACCCAGTTGCCAGCACTATAAACCCTGATGGTGATCAACCCGAATTTCAACTACCATTGGAGGACACAATCAACGTATCTAGCAGTACTCGTGCGAAACGACGTCGTGCCAAGAGTAAAAAGAACGAGGAGGAGATTGAGAACCAGAGAATGACTCACATTGCGGTTGAGCGCAACAGAAGAAAACAGATGAATGAGTATCTCTCCGTTCTTCGATCTATAATGCCCGAGTCGTACGTCCAAAGGGTACTAATTATATATACATTCCTACTACtactttgttaattaatttcacTGTTTTTTTTAGATAAAGTTAGaaattgtttgataacaatttcgttttttattttagttttttcttcttcattatttctgaaaatgaaatttatttgataattattttcagctaaaaactaaaaaagttATTACACGCCACTTAATATATTGGACAGACCAAAATATGTGACCTTTTGGTTGTATTATTAGGGTGATCAAGCATCAATCATTGGGGGTGCGATTAACTTTGTGAAGGAGCTAGAGCAAGAAGTGCAATTCCTTGGCGTTCAAAAGCCAAATAATTGTGCGCCTTTTTCCGAATTCTTTACCTTCCCACAGTACTCAACAAGGTCTACTAGTGATCATGAGTCAACGGTGGCCGCCATGGCGGAGCTGCCGCTGCTCGAGTGCAGGTCGAGCAATATCGCAGCTGAcatagaagtgacaatggtGGAGAGCCATGCAAGCCTCAAAGTAAGATCCAAAAGGCTCCCAAAGCAGCTcttgaaaattgtttctggGTTGCATGATATGCACCTCACCGTTCTCCATCTCAATGTTGTCACCGCTGATGATATTGTGCTCTATTCTCTCAGCCTCAAGGTAATTGGAaaatcaattcaaaatttaatttagcgaaaacaaaataattagaaGTTAAGATGAAGGAATTTGTATATGTTTTTGTGATGAATCCTTAAAAATTAAGCAGGTTGAAGATGAGTGCATGCTGACTTCAGTGGATGAAATTGCAACCGCAGTCCATGAGATGCTAGCTAGGATTCAAGAAGAAGCAATGCTGGACTTGAACTGATCATCAAAACCTCGCTTTTAATTATCAAttgcctttttttctttctaaatttaaTTATACCCTATGATGTGATAGACTCATACTTGGGTGTTTCTTCTCTGGTTGTAGACTGCTACCAAGTCATTCGGTTAATGTTTTCCTTAATTCCAGTTTAAGAAACTCTTTTCTTTAGATATAATAGACTAAGAGTGAGTCTTCTCTCTCATTTCATCTTTTCTCTTTTGtcagtttttctttttaaatttttagaacATCAATCCTCGCAACTTTTTAGGTCATAAATTGTTAAAGAATGTTGacgattaaaaataaattgtgTACAGAACTTGGAAAAATGGTGATTATTGTCGAACTTGCGTACTTAACCCATTGTTCTCCAAATCAGTGAGATTGTTTGATCTAGCTATTTATTTTTGGAACTTATGTGGATGGATGAATTAATCACATCTAATTGAAAAATGACACGTAGACGGTAGGAAGCTGATTTTTTGGAGTCTCCTCTTGGGTCTCCGGCCTTATTCTGCAGTTATCAACCAGGGAGTTTTTAGACTACTCACGAGCTATGCAGAGACTGATCTTCGGCACACTAGCAAAATATAGTATGTTTGTGGCCTCCATTCCTAGCTGCCTACGAGTGTTCAGGTATATAAATAGTCAAGTTCAACAGGAAAATAGGTAATCACCACTTAAAGCACCTCCAATGCTAGTCCTTAAAGTTGTCTTCACCACCGTATTAACCCTATAAATGAGAAATAAAGAAGTTGAGTCCATAAAGTATAGAGACAGACCATATACAAGATTCGAGTCCCCACATATAAGGACAATATCGGGAGCAAAGTGCCGGTGCCAGTGGGGTATTTTGAGTGGAAAACTTGGCCCACCCACGTGCAGATTCCTCGCTGTTGTGCTGCTGCATGCATGGTCCCactgatttttcttttgtttatgaagaaaatcaagaaaaatcAACGATCTTGAtaactttttggtttttttttttaatactgtTTAGATTGACGGCTACAAAAGTAACAATGAGTTTTTGATCTTTTATTCCCCAAATTTAAGGACTATACTATAAGGACACTCTTATTGGAATTAATAATCTTTTAGGGATAAGTATATTCCTTTTGAGTCTCTAAATGGTGGTGGGGGAGTCTCTAAATAGGGATTCCCATTGAATATGCTCTTACTGACTCAAAGTTCTCTATGTATTAGTTTCTCTCAAACTATCTCTTTGTCTTAGGCATCAGAAGCCATTTGTCAGATATCCTCCTCTTTTTCTCTAGTTTGTCAATTAGGCTAC encodes:
- the BHLH9 gene encoding transcription factor bHLH96-like — translated: MALEAVVFPQDPFSCTNKDLYNLLGGNLSYVDDQQQASLDFLGYQTDQNYPNYDTYSSPPSMVSHFNELHLSNPNPVASTINPDGDQPEFQLPLEDTINVSSSTRAKRRRAKSKKNEEEIENQRMTHIAVERNRRKQMNEYLSVLRSIMPESYVQRGDQASIIGGAINFVKELEQEVQFLGVQKPNNCAPFSEFFTFPQYSTRSTSDHESTVAAMAELPLLECRSSNIAADIEVTMVESHASLKVRSKRLPKQLLKIVSGLHDMHLTVLHLNVVTADDIVLYSLSLKVEDECMLTSVDEIATAVHEMLARIQEEAMLDLN